In Streptomyces sp. SN-593, a single genomic region encodes these proteins:
- a CDS encoding aminotransferase class I/II-fold pyridoxal phosphate-dependent enzyme, producing the protein MTPIRHQLALNENFSLHLPGVQDALRQSLEDVNLTGDPFSRGLVAALAEHLDVTPRQVAAGPGSAALLLQLLGALASDGAEVVHAWPSFDMYPPLVQAAGGTPVPVPLKDFGHDLDAMAAAVTPRTRLVLLCNPNNPTGTVLGEAELKEFLGRLPSRVLVVVDEAYLDFADRGTAADAVDLFRGDPRVIAVRTFSKSYGLLGLRVGYLVADESVVAALAPTSLFLRVSTPAQAAARAALSAQAVMRRQCAELGRERERVHRALTALGYRVPASAANFHWLPLGEDNARFVAFCADHGVAVREIAGAGVRVTVGTPEANDELIRLAGMFASDTASGAVRAGRRQ; encoded by the coding sequence ATGACACCCATACGTCACCAACTGGCCCTGAACGAAAATTTCTCCTTACACCTTCCCGGGGTGCAGGACGCCCTCAGGCAATCCCTGGAAGACGTCAACCTCACCGGGGACCCCTTCTCCCGCGGACTGGTCGCCGCACTCGCGGAACACCTGGACGTGACGCCCCGGCAGGTGGCCGCCGGCCCCGGATCGGCCGCCCTGCTGCTGCAACTCCTCGGCGCCCTCGCCTCGGACGGAGCCGAGGTCGTGCACGCGTGGCCGTCCTTCGACATGTACCCGCCGCTCGTCCAGGCCGCCGGGGGCACCCCGGTACCGGTGCCGCTGAAGGACTTCGGCCACGACCTGGACGCCATGGCGGCAGCCGTCACCCCACGGACCCGGCTGGTCCTGCTGTGCAACCCCAACAACCCCACCGGCACCGTGCTGGGCGAGGCCGAACTGAAGGAGTTCCTCGGCCGGCTGCCCTCGCGGGTGCTGGTCGTCGTCGACGAGGCGTACCTCGACTTCGCCGACCGCGGCACGGCCGCCGACGCGGTCGACCTGTTCCGCGGCGACCCCCGGGTGATCGCGGTGCGGACGTTCTCCAAGTCCTACGGCCTGCTCGGACTGCGCGTCGGCTACCTGGTCGCGGACGAGTCGGTCGTCGCCGCACTGGCGCCGACCTCGCTGTTCCTGCGGGTCAGCACCCCGGCGCAGGCCGCCGCGCGCGCGGCGCTGAGCGCGCAGGCCGTGATGCGGCGGCAGTGCGCCGAACTCGGCCGCGAGCGGGAACGCGTGCACCGGGCGCTGACCGCCCTGGGCTACCGGGTGCCGGCCAGCGCGGCCAACTTCCACTGGCTGCCGCTGGGCGAGGACAACGCGCGGTTCGTGGCGTTCTGCGCGGACCACGGCGTGGCGGTCCGGGAGATCGCCGGCGCCGGCGTGCGGGTCACCGTGGGCACTCCCGAGGCCAACGACGAACTGATCCGGCTGGCCGGGATGTTCGCCTCCGACACGGCGTCCGGCGCGGTTCGCGCGGGCCGGCGGCAGTAG
- a CDS encoding polyprenyl synthetase family protein, protein MSATNAGSATPLLAALSVSPLARSLQRELRSRWPSTSDRVREMSRYALLAPGKALRPLLLVASADAVGGSRDGVLPAAMAVEYLHVATLVHDDVIDDDEFRRGQRSVHARYGTADAIVTGDFLILTVFTALAECADRGVPPADVLEAVRVLAGAGADVCRGQAKEAELTSDPATALADYEAMIALKTGALFRGVCRAGALLGGAAPEPAAALTRFAEHLGLAFQMYDDLLPYLWDSGSTGKPDTSDTENLRPTFPVLLGYQAAGRRDRERFARALSGRMPAQEAYALVRELLEATGALDRGRARAEAEAARAKEQLAGLPGSEGVELLTVVADLSTDRDR, encoded by the coding sequence ATGTCCGCGACGAACGCCGGCTCCGCCACCCCCCTGCTCGCCGCGCTCAGCGTCTCGCCCCTGGCCCGCTCGCTCCAGCGCGAGCTGCGCAGCCGCTGGCCGAGCACCTCCGACCGGGTGCGCGAGATGAGCCGCTACGCCCTGCTCGCCCCCGGCAAGGCCCTGCGGCCGCTGCTCCTGGTCGCCTCGGCCGACGCGGTCGGCGGCAGCCGCGACGGGGTGCTGCCCGCGGCGATGGCGGTGGAGTACCTGCACGTGGCCACGTTGGTCCACGACGACGTGATCGACGACGACGAGTTCCGCCGGGGCCAGCGCTCGGTGCACGCCCGCTACGGGACGGCCGACGCCATCGTGACCGGCGACTTCCTCATCCTGACGGTGTTCACGGCGCTGGCCGAGTGCGCCGACCGCGGCGTCCCCCCGGCGGACGTCCTCGAAGCGGTCCGCGTCCTGGCCGGTGCGGGCGCGGACGTCTGCCGCGGCCAGGCGAAGGAGGCGGAGCTGACCAGCGATCCCGCGACCGCCCTCGCCGACTACGAGGCGATGATCGCCCTCAAGACCGGCGCCCTGTTCCGGGGGGTGTGCCGGGCCGGCGCGCTGCTGGGCGGGGCCGCCCCGGAACCGGCGGCCGCCCTCACCCGCTTCGCCGAACACCTGGGCCTGGCCTTCCAGATGTACGACGACCTGCTGCCGTACCTGTGGGACTCGGGGAGCACCGGCAAGCCGGACACCAGCGACACCGAGAACCTCCGGCCCACCTTCCCCGTCCTGCTGGGCTACCAGGCCGCCGGGCGCAGGGACCGCGAGCGGTTCGCGCGGGCGCTCAGCGGCCGGATGCCGGCGCAGGAGGCGTACGCGCTGGTGCGCGAGCTGCTGGAGGCCACCGGCGCCCTGGACCGCGGGCGCGCCCGGGCCGAGGCCGAAGCCGCCCGCGCCAAGGAGCAGTTGGCCGGCCTGCCCGGCTCCGAGGGCGTCGAGCTGCTCACCGTGGTGGCCGACCTGTCGACCGACCGGGACCGGTAG
- a CDS encoding UbiA family prenyltransferase, translated as MAGRKIRHHAPAAAPEGTAPPEGTGRTAGTAGTDGTGRTGRTAGTAGPASRRTRWRRGLGGAVVAHVQTWRPYTLAHPALVGVAGASSAGGGHRPGVLGLAAGAPALGWLAGHYLGDWFDRELDAIAKPQRPIPSGRLSPGAALAGGTACAAGAALILAVVNWRTLLLFVVAMAGIVAYSRFCKGRGISGNAVRGVLTALAFAVGAMLARSDPPARAFAPALVFLLHDTSSNLVGTIRDVDGDRAGGYLSVPVRRGVGPAARLAAALYAGAVAVAVAVVVLLPTAHPGACAVLLGVAAAVALAAFGPLLRGTRPAGPAGPGPGVQRTALRAHEVLVVERLVLTAAVVAAGAGAPVALCLLAPLLAFSVVTQAVMRARHELPPPAAAQAGDARGPGTSGTDRKAYQP; from the coding sequence GTGGCCGGGAGAAAGATCCGGCACCACGCACCCGCCGCCGCACCCGAGGGCACCGCCCCGCCCGAGGGCACCGGCCGAACCGCCGGCACCGCCGGCACCGACGGCACCGGCCGAACCGGCCGAACCGCCGGCACCGCCGGGCCCGCGTCGCGGCGTACGCGGTGGCGGCGCGGCCTCGGCGGCGCTGTCGTCGCCCACGTGCAGACCTGGCGTCCGTACACCCTCGCCCATCCCGCGCTGGTCGGCGTGGCCGGGGCGAGCAGCGCGGGCGGCGGGCACCGGCCCGGCGTGCTCGGGCTGGCGGCCGGGGCGCCGGCGCTGGGCTGGCTGGCCGGGCACTACCTCGGCGACTGGTTCGACCGGGAGCTCGACGCCATCGCCAAACCCCAGCGCCCGATCCCCTCCGGCCGGCTGTCGCCGGGAGCCGCGCTGGCCGGCGGCACCGCGTGCGCCGCGGGCGCCGCGCTGATCCTCGCGGTGGTGAACTGGCGGACGCTGCTGCTGTTCGTCGTCGCGATGGCCGGGATCGTGGCCTACAGCCGGTTCTGCAAGGGCCGCGGCATCTCCGGCAACGCGGTGCGGGGCGTCCTCACCGCACTGGCCTTCGCGGTGGGCGCCATGCTGGCGCGATCCGACCCGCCGGCCCGGGCGTTCGCGCCCGCGCTGGTCTTCCTGCTGCACGACACGTCCTCGAACCTCGTCGGCACCATCCGCGACGTGGACGGCGACCGGGCGGGCGGCTACCTGTCGGTGCCGGTGCGCCGGGGAGTCGGCCCGGCCGCGCGGCTGGCCGCGGCCCTGTACGCGGGCGCCGTGGCCGTCGCCGTCGCCGTCGTGGTCCTCCTGCCGACGGCGCACCCGGGCGCCTGCGCCGTCCTGCTCGGCGTCGCCGCGGCCGTCGCCCTGGCCGCCTTCGGCCCGCTGCTGCGCGGCACGCGGCCGGCGGGCCCGGCCGGACCCGGGCCGGGGGTGCAGCGCACGGCACTGCGGGCGCACGAGGTGCTGGTCGTCGAACGCCTGGTGCTCACCGCCGCGGTCGTCGCCGCCGGGGCGGGGGCGCCGGTCGCGCTCTGCCTGCTGGCGCCGCTCCTGGCCTTCAGCGTCGTCACGCAGGCCGTCATGCGGGCCCGGCACGAACTCCCGCCGCCCGCCGCCGCGCAGGCGGGAGACGCCCGCGGGCCAGGAACGTCCGGAACGGACAGAAAGGCGTACCAGCCATGA
- a CDS encoding prenyltransferase/squalene oxidase repeat-containing protein — MTSLTIDPGRVSSAISSGARAVFAVQRPDGVFDYGAGALTSTLSTVGAVSALHFADPRGSADLIALGVDWLRRTQRPDGGWSMVPGGASEAGPTAVAAATLHLVAPDGAADAVGAGRAWMAGHGGLEAIPHPEVTAWCRQFYGYAGWIAPHDMRRFPLELALFPGLFRRLFDLRGPMVAALALAQTRYRRTGPVLRLLARAGEPRALSVIRQVYEHEGSTGGWCDDAWVTGLICAGLARADLAPDMVAGAVGWFRRMVNADGSWNSGTLDLTWSMYAAGGLMEAGYAEDGRLAPTRGLFLRDQQDRPFTAFGCPPGFWGWSGPRGWPASLETAEIVSALAGLPDPDGRARGAVARGVAWLTAQQDTRGSWGLCVRNTKVANSGPCPHMTAQCVDALLDSGAAADDPRVRRAADWLHTAQLPDGTYESVWYRMHTAGTSAVLRTLVRAGRGGHPGVARARGWLLATQLPDGSWSTGDGTASGTAPGTVEETAWAVGALLTAGLPAVDPAVGRGVRWLLDARLPDGSWPAARVNEYVRHVSRYPNGGLAGGLALRALARYRTAAEEGRLHHAH, encoded by the coding sequence ATGACCTCGCTGACGATCGACCCGGGCCGGGTCTCCTCGGCCATCTCCTCCGGCGCGCGGGCCGTGTTCGCCGTCCAGCGCCCCGACGGCGTCTTCGACTACGGCGCGGGCGCCCTCACCTCGACGCTCAGCACCGTGGGCGCCGTCTCCGCGCTGCACTTCGCCGACCCGCGGGGGTCGGCCGACCTGATCGCGCTCGGCGTCGACTGGCTGCGGCGGACCCAACGGCCCGACGGCGGCTGGAGCATGGTGCCCGGCGGCGCGTCCGAAGCGGGCCCCACCGCGGTGGCCGCCGCCACCCTGCACCTGGTCGCCCCCGACGGCGCCGCGGACGCGGTCGGCGCGGGCCGGGCGTGGATGGCCGGCCACGGCGGACTGGAGGCGATCCCGCACCCCGAGGTGACCGCCTGGTGCCGCCAGTTCTACGGCTACGCGGGATGGATCGCGCCCCACGACATGCGCCGCTTCCCGCTCGAACTCGCCCTGTTCCCGGGGCTGTTCCGGCGGCTGTTCGACCTGCGCGGGCCCATGGTCGCCGCCCTGGCCCTGGCCCAGACCCGCTACCGCCGCACCGGCCCCGTCCTGCGGCTGCTCGCCCGGGCGGGGGAGCCCCGCGCGCTGTCGGTCATCCGCCAGGTGTACGAACACGAGGGCAGCACCGGCGGCTGGTGCGACGACGCCTGGGTGACCGGCCTGATCTGCGCGGGCCTGGCCCGGGCCGACCTGGCCCCGGACATGGTCGCGGGGGCGGTGGGGTGGTTCCGCCGCATGGTCAACGCCGACGGCTCGTGGAACAGCGGCACCCTGGACCTGACCTGGTCGATGTACGCCGCCGGCGGGCTGATGGAGGCCGGGTACGCCGAGGACGGACGCCTCGCGCCCACCCGGGGGCTGTTCCTGCGCGACCAGCAGGACAGACCCTTCACCGCCTTCGGCTGCCCACCGGGGTTCTGGGGCTGGTCCGGGCCGCGCGGCTGGCCGGCCTCGCTGGAGACCGCCGAGATCGTCTCCGCACTGGCCGGCCTGCCCGACCCCGACGGCAGGGCCCGCGGCGCCGTCGCGCGCGGGGTGGCCTGGCTGACCGCCCAGCAGGACACCCGCGGCTCGTGGGGGCTGTGCGTGCGCAACACCAAGGTCGCCAACAGCGGCCCGTGCCCGCACATGACCGCGCAGTGCGTGGACGCCCTGCTGGACTCCGGCGCCGCCGCGGACGACCCGCGGGTGCGGCGGGCCGCCGACTGGCTGCACACCGCGCAACTCCCTGACGGCACCTATGAGTCCGTCTGGTACCGCATGCACACCGCCGGCACCTCCGCGGTGCTGCGCACCCTCGTCCGGGCCGGCCGGGGCGGCCACCCGGGCGTCGCCAGGGCCCGGGGGTGGCTGCTGGCCACCCAGCTCCCGGACGGCTCCTGGAGCACCGGCGACGGCACGGCGTCCGGGACCGCGCCCGGGACCGTGGAGGAGACCGCCTGGGCGGTCGGCGCGCTGCTCACCGCCGGGCTGCCCGCCGTCGACCCGGCCGTCGGGCGCGGCGTCCGGTGGCTGCTGGACGCCCGCCTCCCGGACGGCTCCTGGCCGGCGGCCCGCGTCAACGAGTACGTCCGGCACGTCAGCCGCTACCCCAACGGCGGCCTCGCGGGCGGCCTCGCCCTGCGCGCGCTCGCCCGCTACCGCACCGCCGCCGAGGAAGGACGCCTTCACCATGCGCACTGA
- a CDS encoding FAD-dependent oxidoreductase codes for MRTDVVVCGAGVGGLAAAHALGSLGLRVLLVDKQDGPPTAAKGEVLQPGALGVLASWGVTGRLRERGALRLSHLVARDPEGRPQMSLEYDRLPGDTNWLLAHDYPQILAALADGLAPGVDLRRGVLVRGLLRDSGGRVRGVRLRSGAGTGDEEVRAPLVVAADGLSSRLRREAGIEVERREYPHRLVAFELHDAPPTEPDFSAYVSARGLRLRYPLPGNRVRLYVQTAPDELRGLDAEGLSRWADRVVAEVPGLAPLGDALSAALGGRQALPVSRFLAPRLTAPGLALVGEAGHAVHPMAAQGMNSSIHDAHELALAVAEFAADLAPAGVEAALRAYESARLPDLAQTGRTSHNAARMITDLSWAGRTLGRRAMRCTGANTRLRYTVMHNMAGLGAHELTPLDRLHQIGLLPDPRGGRLPAWA; via the coding sequence ATGCGCACTGACGTCGTCGTGTGCGGAGCGGGGGTGGGCGGTCTCGCGGCCGCCCACGCCCTCGGTTCGCTCGGCCTGCGCGTCCTGCTGGTGGACAAGCAGGACGGTCCGCCCACCGCCGCCAAGGGCGAGGTCCTCCAGCCCGGCGCGCTGGGCGTGCTCGCCTCCTGGGGCGTCACCGGGCGGTTGCGCGAGCGCGGCGCGCTGCGGCTGTCGCACCTGGTCGCCCGCGATCCCGAGGGCCGCCCGCAGATGTCCCTGGAGTACGACCGGCTGCCGGGGGACACCAACTGGCTGCTGGCGCACGACTACCCGCAGATCCTGGCGGCGCTGGCCGACGGCCTGGCGCCAGGCGTCGACCTGCGGCGGGGCGTGCTCGTGCGCGGCCTGCTGCGCGACAGCGGGGGACGGGTCCGCGGGGTGCGGCTGCGGTCCGGCGCGGGGACCGGGGACGAGGAGGTGCGCGCCCCGCTCGTGGTCGCCGCCGACGGGCTGTCCTCCCGGCTGCGGCGCGAGGCCGGCATCGAGGTCGAGCGGCGGGAGTACCCGCACCGGCTGGTGGCCTTCGAACTCCACGACGCGCCGCCGACCGAACCCGACTTCTCCGCCTACGTCAGCGCCCGCGGCCTGCGGCTGCGCTACCCGCTGCCGGGCAACCGGGTGCGGCTGTACGTCCAGACCGCTCCGGACGAGCTGCGCGGCCTCGACGCGGAGGGCCTGTCGCGCTGGGCGGACCGGGTGGTCGCCGAGGTGCCCGGGCTCGCGCCGCTCGGTGACGCGCTGTCCGCGGCCCTCGGCGGCCGCCAGGCGCTGCCGGTGTCGCGCTTCCTCGCGCCCCGGCTGACCGCCCCCGGCCTGGCGCTGGTGGGGGAGGCCGGGCACGCCGTGCACCCGATGGCCGCGCAGGGCATGAACAGTTCCATCCACGACGCCCACGAACTCGCCCTCGCGGTGGCGGAGTTCGCCGCGGACCTGGCCCCCGCCGGGGTGGAGGCCGCGCTGCGGGCCTACGAGTCGGCGCGGCTGCCGGACCTCGCGCAGACCGGCCGGACCAGCCACAACGCGGCGCGCATGATCACCGACCTGTCCTGGGCCGGCCGCACCCTGGGCCGCCGCGCCATGCGGTGCACGGGCGCGAACACCCGGCTGCGCTACACCGTCATGCACAACATGGCCGGCCTCGGCGCGCACGAACTGACACCGCTGGACCGGCTGCACCAGATCGGGCTGCTCCCCGATCCCCGCGGCGGCCGGCTGCCGGCCTGGGCATGA
- a CDS encoding methyltransferase: MASQPAEPDVSATTELTRLIDLATPFAVRTAVTLRLPELVADGSTGLPGLARACGAHEESLGRLMRHLVGIGLFAETGPQTYGLTALSRQLLSEDSTWYRGWLNLESPGTRMDLAFTGMLHSIRTGESAYGTVHGTPFWQDYEQDTELRRFFGGVMAAFAWQTGPVLATEFDWSGVRTVIDVGGGIGALLSEVVRVNAHLAGEVLDLPPVAPEAQEALDRAGVAHRARFVPGSFFDPLPAGRDVYVVSRVLTDWNDADATRILRRCAEAAGADGRVVIVEVLAGDDHAKRNASFDLQSLVLLGGQERSVQDFERLAGAAGLAVTRSRSWPGGLVVVECAAAG, encoded by the coding sequence ATGGCATCCCAGCCCGCCGAGCCCGACGTCTCCGCGACCACCGAACTCACCCGGCTCATCGACCTGGCCACCCCGTTCGCCGTCCGCACCGCGGTCACCCTGCGCCTGCCGGAGCTGGTCGCCGACGGCAGCACCGGGCTGCCCGGGCTCGCCCGGGCCTGCGGGGCGCACGAGGAGTCGCTGGGCCGGCTTATGCGCCACCTCGTCGGGATCGGGCTGTTCGCCGAGACGGGGCCGCAGACCTACGGACTGACCGCGCTGTCGCGGCAGTTGCTCAGCGAGGACAGCACCTGGTACCGGGGCTGGCTGAACCTGGAGAGCCCCGGCACCCGGATGGACCTGGCCTTCACCGGCATGCTGCACTCCATCCGCACCGGCGAGTCGGCCTACGGCACGGTGCACGGCACGCCGTTCTGGCAGGACTACGAGCAGGACACCGAGCTGCGCCGGTTCTTCGGCGGCGTGATGGCGGCCTTCGCCTGGCAGACCGGGCCGGTGCTGGCCACCGAGTTCGACTGGTCCGGCGTGCGCACCGTGATCGACGTCGGCGGCGGGATCGGCGCGCTGCTGTCCGAGGTGGTCCGGGTCAACGCCCACCTGGCGGGCGAGGTGCTGGACCTGCCGCCGGTCGCCCCCGAGGCGCAGGAGGCGCTCGACCGGGCCGGGGTGGCCCACCGGGCCCGGTTCGTGCCGGGCAGCTTCTTCGACCCGCTGCCCGCGGGCCGCGACGTCTACGTGGTCTCGCGGGTGCTGACCGACTGGAACGACGCGGACGCCACGCGCATCCTTCGGCGCTGCGCCGAGGCCGCCGGCGCGGACGGCCGCGTCGTGATCGTGGAGGTGCTCGCCGGCGACGACCACGCCAAGCGCAACGCCTCCTTCGACCTTCAGTCCCTGGTCCTGCTCGGCGGACAGGAGCGCTCCGTGCAGGACTTCGAGCGGCTGGCGGGAGCGGCGGGCCTCGCGGTGACCCGGTCGCGGAGCTGGCCCGGCGGCCTCGTGGTCGTCGAGTGCGCCGCGGCCGGGTGA
- a CDS encoding TauD/TfdA dioxygenase family protein gives MTAIDNGVSLDVRPISGALGAEVRGIDLEELTDAGFDRLHALLLEHLVLFFPEAAGLSPQAHEAFGSRFGELEVHPFLPKLDGHPRIVVLDSDQGAKADVWHTDVTFSPSPPVASILQIVQCPPRGGDTLWSNQYLAYEAVSEPLRELLDGLTALHLFTLPDGSFRSETEHPVVREHPETGRRSLYVNRMFTTRIPQLAKDESDLLLDHLFALSERPERTCRFRWTPGAIALWDNRATQHLAVNDYTERRVGRRVTILGDKPQGNSPRWGHHAGTESAAQTTRATR, from the coding sequence ATGACGGCCATCGACAACGGTGTTTCCCTGGACGTCCGGCCGATCTCCGGTGCGTTGGGCGCCGAGGTCCGGGGAATCGATCTCGAAGAACTCACCGACGCCGGTTTCGACCGGCTGCACGCGCTCCTGCTGGAACACCTGGTGCTGTTCTTCCCGGAGGCGGCCGGCCTGAGCCCGCAGGCGCACGAGGCGTTCGGCAGCCGCTTCGGCGAGTTGGAGGTCCACCCCTTCCTGCCCAAGCTCGACGGGCACCCGCGGATCGTGGTCCTCGACTCCGACCAGGGCGCGAAGGCCGACGTCTGGCACACCGACGTCACCTTCAGCCCGAGCCCGCCCGTCGCCTCCATCCTCCAGATCGTGCAGTGCCCGCCGCGCGGCGGCGACACCCTGTGGAGCAACCAGTACCTCGCCTACGAGGCCGTGTCCGAGCCGCTGCGCGAGCTCCTCGACGGGCTGACCGCGCTGCACCTGTTCACCCTCCCCGACGGCTCCTTCCGCAGCGAGACGGAGCACCCGGTGGTGCGCGAGCACCCCGAGACCGGCCGCCGCTCGCTGTACGTGAACCGGATGTTCACCACCCGCATCCCGCAACTGGCGAAGGACGAGAGCGACCTGCTCCTCGACCACCTGTTCGCCCTCTCCGAGCGCCCCGAGCGCACCTGCCGCTTCCGGTGGACGCCGGGCGCGATCGCCCTGTGGGACAACCGGGCCACCCAGCACCTCGCGGTCAACGACTACACCGAGCGGCGGGTGGGCCGGCGCGTCACGATCCTCGGCGACAAGCCCCAGGGCAACAGCCCGCGTTGGGGCCACCACGCGGGGACGGAGAGCGCCGCCCAGACCACCCGCGCCACACGCTGA
- a CDS encoding SDR family NAD(P)-dependent oxidoreductase, giving the protein MRTLSGKCALVTGGSRGIGAAVARRLAAEGAAVMVGYRVGEDAARALVAELTAAGGRAAAVQGDVAEPGVPARLVAATVEAFGRLDIAVSNAGVEHFGALETLTPADFDRVFSVNVAGQLFTAQAAAAAMREGGRIVLTASVSAGIAVRDHALYGASKAAVCALARNLAPELGERGITINAIAPGGTRTDMAAENAAHYTPRSLAGIDPERIVRGMTSAGRWADPEEVAGAVRFLVSDDASYVSGSTLAVDGGWM; this is encoded by the coding sequence ATGCGGACGCTGTCCGGGAAGTGCGCGCTGGTCACCGGAGGCAGCCGCGGCATCGGCGCGGCCGTGGCCCGGCGCCTCGCGGCCGAGGGAGCCGCCGTGATGGTCGGCTACCGGGTCGGCGAGGACGCGGCGCGCGCACTCGTGGCGGAGCTGACGGCAGCGGGCGGCCGGGCCGCCGCCGTCCAGGGCGACGTGGCCGAGCCGGGTGTGCCGGCCCGGCTGGTGGCCGCCACGGTCGAGGCATTCGGACGACTCGACATCGCTGTCAGCAACGCGGGCGTCGAGCACTTCGGCGCGCTGGAGACGCTGACCCCGGCCGACTTCGACCGCGTCTTCTCCGTCAACGTCGCCGGGCAACTGTTCACCGCCCAGGCCGCCGCGGCCGCGATGCGGGAAGGCGGGCGGATCGTGCTCACCGCCTCCGTCAGCGCCGGCATCGCGGTGCGCGACCACGCGCTCTACGGCGCCAGCAAGGCCGCCGTCTGCGCCCTCGCCCGCAACCTCGCGCCCGAGCTGGGCGAACGCGGCATCACCATCAACGCCATCGCCCCCGGCGGCACCCGCACCGACATGGCGGCCGAGAACGCCGCCCACTACACACCCCGTTCGCTGGCGGGGATCGACCCCGAGCGCATCGTGCGCGGCATGACCTCCGCCGGCCGCTGGGCCGATCCGGAGGAGGTCGCGGGAGCGGTCCGCTTCCTCGTCTCCGACGACGCCTCCTACGTCTCCGGCTCCACCCTGGCCGTCGACGGCGGCTGGATGTAG